In Virgibacillus sp. NKC19-16, a single genomic region encodes these proteins:
- the purB gene encoding adenylosuccinate lyase, whose product MIDRYTREEMGSIWTEENKFKAWLEVEILACEAWNELGVIPAEDVKKLRENAAFDINRIYEIEQETRHDVVAFTRAVSETLGEERKWVHYGLTSTDVVDTALSYQLKQANEIIRKDITNFIEILKNKAIEHQHTVMMGRTHGVHAEPTTFGLKLALYYEEMKRNLERFELAAKNIEFGKLSGAVGTYANIDPFVEKYVCGHLGLTPAPVSTQTLQRDRHADYVSALALIATSIEKFATEIRNLQKTETREVEELFAKGQKGSSAMPHKRNPIGSENMTGMARVVRGYMMTAYENVSLWHERDISHSSAERVILPDTTIAVNYMLNRFGNIVKNLTVFPENMKRNMDKTHGVIFSQRVLLTLIDKGMARETAYDIVQPKAMEAWETATHFKQLVEADEQITAKLTRAEIDACFDYTYHLKNVDGIFNRIGLTRGE is encoded by the coding sequence ATGATTGATCGTTACACCAGGGAAGAAATGGGATCCATTTGGACCGAGGAAAATAAATTCAAGGCATGGTTGGAAGTGGAGATTCTTGCGTGTGAGGCATGGAATGAATTAGGTGTAATCCCTGCTGAAGACGTGAAAAAGCTTCGAGAAAATGCAGCCTTTGATATCAACCGCATCTATGAAATTGAACAGGAAACAAGGCATGACGTTGTAGCATTCACCCGTGCGGTATCGGAAACTTTAGGGGAAGAACGGAAATGGGTCCATTACGGATTGACCTCTACAGACGTGGTCGATACGGCTCTCTCTTATCAATTGAAACAGGCAAATGAAATCATTCGCAAAGATATAACGAACTTCATTGAGATTTTAAAAAATAAAGCCATCGAACATCAGCATACCGTTATGATGGGTCGCACACACGGGGTGCATGCAGAACCGACAACATTTGGCTTAAAGCTTGCTCTCTATTATGAGGAAATGAAACGAAATCTGGAGCGGTTTGAATTAGCTGCCAAGAACATCGAATTCGGAAAGCTTTCTGGCGCAGTTGGAACCTATGCCAATATTGACCCATTTGTTGAGAAATATGTATGCGGGCATCTTGGGCTGACGCCAGCACCTGTGTCAACACAAACCCTGCAGCGGGACCGTCACGCAGATTATGTTTCAGCTCTCGCTTTAATTGCCACATCGATTGAAAAATTTGCAACCGAAATTCGCAACTTGCAAAAAACGGAAACACGCGAAGTAGAGGAATTATTTGCGAAAGGCCAAAAAGGATCATCAGCCATGCCTCATAAGCGCAACCCAATTGGATCAGAAAATATGACCGGAATGGCACGCGTCGTTCGCGGCTACATGATGACGGCGTATGAAAATGTGTCCCTATGGCATGAACGTGACATCTCCCATTCCTCAGCAGAGCGGGTGATTTTGCCGGATACTACGATTGCTGTGAATTATATGCTGAATCGCTTCGGAAACATCGTAAAAAATCTTACTGTTTTTCCGGAAAATATGAAGCGTAATATGGATAAGACACATGGCGTGATTTTTTCCCAACGCGTACTACTCACCCTAATTGATAAAGGAATGGCTCGTGAAACGGCATACGATATTGTTCAGCCAAAAGCCATGGAGGCATGGGAGACAGCAACGCATTTCAAACAGCTTGTAGAAGCAGATGAACAAATCACGGCAAAACTAACGCGAGCAGAAATCGATGCTTGCTTTGACTACACATACCATTTGAAAAATGTGGATGGCATCTTTAACCGAATCGGATTAACAAGAGGTGAGTAA
- the purC gene encoding phosphoribosylaminoimidazolesuccinocarboxamide synthase — translation MKDALLYEGKAKQVYAAKNKPGQLVLSYKNDATAFNGEKKEVFNGKGRLNNEISSRIFPILHENGIKTHFIERLNETEQLVYQTEIIPLEVVVRNKATGSITKRLGIKEKTPFEPPLVELFYKDDDLGDPLINDEHALFLSNVTPSELKEIKATALEINKSLSTLFESINITLVDFKLEFGRMEDGRIVLADEISPDTCRLWDSNTQEKLDKDVFRQGTGDLIEVYEEILQRLEATS, via the coding sequence ATGAAGGATGCGCTTTTGTATGAGGGTAAGGCGAAGCAGGTTTATGCGGCGAAAAATAAACCCGGACAACTGGTTTTATCCTATAAAAATGATGCAACAGCTTTTAATGGGGAGAAGAAGGAAGTTTTTAACGGAAAAGGGCGCCTGAATAACGAAATTTCATCGCGTATTTTCCCAATCCTTCATGAAAATGGGATAAAAACCCATTTTATTGAACGACTGAATGAAACGGAACAGCTTGTTTATCAAACGGAAATTATTCCACTGGAGGTTGTTGTTCGCAATAAGGCAACTGGCAGTATTACAAAACGACTTGGCATCAAAGAAAAAACACCGTTCGAGCCACCGCTCGTTGAATTATTTTACAAGGATGATGACTTAGGGGATCCGTTGATTAATGATGAACATGCGTTGTTCTTAAGCAACGTCACACCATCGGAGTTAAAAGAAATCAAAGCAACTGCGCTGGAAATCAATAAAAGCTTAAGTACATTATTCGAATCTATCAATATAACGCTGGTAGATTTCAAGCTGGAATTTGGACGAATGGAAGATGGTCGCATTGTCCTTGCTGATGAAATTTCTCCGGATACATGCAGATTATGGGATAGTAACACACAGGAAAAATTGGATAAGGATGTTTTCCGTCAGGGGACAGGTGACTTAATCGAGGTATATGAAGAAATTTTGCAGCGACTGGAGGCAACGTCATGA
- the purS gene encoding phosphoribosylformylglycinamidine synthase subunit PurS: MKKVTVHITLKQGVLDPQGKAIQESLNSLGYQEIQEARVGKYIELQVEDGPDLEARVKEMCDKLLANPVIEDYSISTEGARQS, encoded by the coding sequence ATGAAAAAAGTAACGGTTCACATTACGTTGAAACAAGGTGTTCTGGATCCACAGGGAAAAGCAATACAGGAGTCATTGAATTCCCTAGGCTATCAGGAAATCCAAGAGGCTCGTGTCGGGAAGTATATCGAACTGCAGGTAGAAGATGGGCCAGACTTGGAAGCACGTGTAAAAGAAATGTGTGACAAACTGCTGGCAAATCCGGTTATTGAAGATTATTCCATTAGCACGGAGGGGGCTCGTCAATCGTGA
- the purQ gene encoding phosphoribosylformylglycinamidine synthase subunit PurQ — MKFAVIVFPGSNCDRDMYHAVKEILQEEADLVWYQEANLENYDAILLPGGFSYGDYLRSGAVASTSAVMKQIKKHAAEGKPVLGVCNGFQVLTEAELLPGAMMRNKHLSFMCHQESLVVENDNSIFTTGYKKGEVVRFPIAHGEGNYFCDEEILEELKANNQIAFTYQNNPNGSVADIAGIINKAGNVLGMMPHPERAVEALLGSDDGVKLFQSMIQNWRDTYARNA, encoded by the coding sequence GTGAAATTTGCTGTGATTGTCTTTCCAGGATCCAACTGTGACCGGGATATGTATCATGCGGTGAAAGAGATACTTCAGGAAGAAGCAGATCTGGTCTGGTATCAGGAGGCTAATCTCGAAAACTATGACGCTATTCTTCTGCCAGGTGGTTTTTCCTATGGGGACTACCTACGTTCCGGGGCGGTTGCGTCAACTTCAGCTGTGATGAAACAGATTAAGAAACATGCCGCAGAAGGAAAGCCGGTCCTCGGTGTTTGTAATGGATTTCAAGTGTTAACAGAAGCGGAACTCTTGCCCGGTGCGATGATGCGCAATAAACATCTTTCGTTTATGTGCCATCAAGAATCATTAGTTGTGGAAAATGACAATTCGATTTTCACCACTGGCTATAAAAAAGGGGAAGTTGTTCGTTTTCCGATTGCCCATGGGGAAGGAAATTACTTCTGTGATGAGGAAATACTCGAAGAACTAAAAGCAAATAATCAAATCGCCTTTACCTATCAAAACAATCCAAATGGATCGGTAGCAGATATTGCCGGGATTATCAATAAAGCAGGTAATGTGCTTGGCATGATGCCACATCCGGAGCGTGCTGTGGAGGCATTGCTTGGCAGTGATGATGGTGTAAAATTATTTCAGTCCATGATCCAAAATTGGAGGGATACTTATGCTCGGAACGCATGA